From Streptomyces sp. SCSIO 75703:
GGTGAAGACGCCGTTCATGCAGCAGCAGAAGATGCTGATGTACGTCTTCCCGGTCATGTTCGCCGTCTTCGGCGTGAACTTCCCGGTCGGTGTCCTCGTCTACTGGCTGACCACCAACGTGTGGACCATGGGCCAGCAGATGTACGTCATCCACAACAACCCGACCCCCGGTTCCAAGGCCCAGGCTTCCTACCTGGAGCGCCTCTCCAAGCGCGTCTCCCACCACGGCGGGACCCGCGGCCGCGGCGAGCGTGCCATCGTGAAGGCGATCGTCGCCAAGGGCCGGGACCGCAACGAGTTCGAGCGGAAGTTCATCAACGGGCTGAACAAGGCCGGCCTCGCCGCCCAGCCCGACGGCACCGTGGTGAAGAGCGAGGCCGAGGCCGCCGCGCAGACCGAGGACGGCGCGGCCGCCACCGGCGCGACGCCCAAGCGGCAGCAGCCCAAGCGCCAGAGCAAGGCCCAGCGGCAGTCCGGCAAGGGCGACCACGAGGACAAGACCTCGCTGAGCAAGTCCGATGACTCCCCGGCCGGCGGCGCCACCGCGTCCACCGCCGGTGCCGCCAAGAAGCCCGCGCAGAAGTCCGGCGGCGGAGGCCGCAGCAAGGCCCAGTCCGGTCAGCGCAAGGGCCCGCAGCGGCCCAAGTCCCCGTCGAAGAAGTAAGAAGGAGTCCATCCCGTGACGGAAGGCACCACCTCCGCCGCTGCCGAGGGCGCAGACACCCTGACCCGCCTCGAGCAGGAGGGCGAGATCGCCGCGGACTACCTGGAGGGTCTGCTCGACATCGCCGACCTTGACGGTGACATCGACATGGACGTCGAGGCCGATCGTGCCGCTGTCTCGATCATCAGCGACTCGAACAGCCGTGACCTCCAGAAGCTGGTCGGCCGGGACGGCGAGGTCCTGGAGGCCCTGCAGGAGCTGACCCGCCTCGCCGTGCACCGGGAGACCGGGGACCGCAGCCGGCTGATGCTCGACATCGCCGGGTACCGGGCCCAGAAGCGCGCCGAGCTGTCCGAGCTGGGCGCCAAGGCCGCGGCCGAGGTCAAGAGCAACGGCGAGGCCGTCCGGCTGAAGCCGATGACGCCCTTCGAGCGCAAGGTCGTGCACGACGCGGTCAAGGCCGCGGGACTGCGCAGCGAGTCCGAGGGCGAGGAGCCGCAGCGCTTCGTCGTCGTACTCCCCGCCTGATCGGTTCGCCCGATCCTCCGGCCCCGTCTGCGCGACAGACGGGGCCGATTTTTCTCAGCCTGATACTGGTGGTTCTGGCAGCGGCGCCCAGCGCGCGCCGTGCGGTACGGAAGGACGGTTCCCCGTGACGGAGGCAGCGGAGCTCCCGCCTGTGCCCGAGCAGGCACGTGAGGTGTTCGGCGATCGCTACGCGGACGTGATCCGCTATGCGGAGCTGCTCGCCGAGGCGGGAGTGCAGCGCGGTCTGATCGGCCCGCGCGAGGTTCCCCGGCTGTGGGAGCGGCACCTGCTCAACTGCGCCGTGCTCTCGGAGGTCGTGCCCGAAGGGGTCACGGTCTGCGACGTCGGCTCCGGGGCCGGCCTGCCGGGCATCCCACTGGCGCTCGTCCGGGAGGACCTGAAGATCACGCTCCTGGAACCGCTGCTGCGGCGGACCAACTTCCTGACGGAGGTCGTGGAGCTGCTCGGCCT
This genomic window contains:
- the yidC gene encoding membrane protein insertase YidC; this translates as MDTIASLFSFITTPVSWVIVQFHSVYGAIFGPDTGWAWGLSIVSLVILIRICLIPLFVKQIKATRAMQTLQPEMKKIQERYKSDRQRQSEEMMKLYKETGTNPLSSCLPILAQSPFFFALYHVLNGIASNKTIGVINQPLLESAQKAHIFGAPLASKFFSSESDVAALSASLTDVRVVTAIMIVLMSASQFFTQRQLMTKNVDTTVKTPFMQQQKMLMYVFPVMFAVFGVNFPVGVLVYWLTTNVWTMGQQMYVIHNNPTPGSKAQASYLERLSKRVSHHGGTRGRGERAIVKAIVAKGRDRNEFERKFINGLNKAGLAAQPDGTVVKSEAEAAAQTEDGAAATGATPKRQQPKRQSKAQRQSGKGDHEDKTSLSKSDDSPAGGATASTAGAAKKPAQKSGGGGRSKAQSGQRKGPQRPKSPSKK
- a CDS encoding R3H domain-containing nucleic acid-binding protein; amino-acid sequence: MTEGTTSAAAEGADTLTRLEQEGEIAADYLEGLLDIADLDGDIDMDVEADRAAVSIISDSNSRDLQKLVGRDGEVLEALQELTRLAVHRETGDRSRLMLDIAGYRAQKRAELSELGAKAAAEVKSNGEAVRLKPMTPFERKVVHDAVKAAGLRSESEGEEPQRFVVVLPA